From Chloroflexaceae bacterium, a single genomic window includes:
- a CDS encoding helix-turn-helix transcriptional regulator, translated as TLDEHDQDPLRLLAYLAGAVEHAAPGALPATLDLLNAPRPAPLYTVLEAFLAELAALPGGLTLVLDDYHALSSAPVHQLTAYLLRHLPPACRLALISRTDPPLPLARLRAERQLAELRAADLRFTPAETVALLTALEGAPPDPDRAAALHQQTEGWPIALHLAALARADGRVAGALSGRARRQIAEYLAEEVLARQPADLQAALPALAVPERFCAGLAAALLGASEHAGERLLERLEGANLFLMPLDGEGRWHRFHALFRDLLQRRLRQ; from the coding sequence ACGCTCGACGAGCACGACCAGGACCCGCTGCGCCTCCTCGCCTACCTGGCAGGCGCGGTCGAGCACGCCGCCCCCGGCGCCCTGCCCGCCACCCTCGACCTGCTCAACGCCCCCCGGCCCGCCCCCCTCTACACCGTCCTGGAGGCCTTCCTGGCCGAACTCGCCGCCCTCCCCGGCGGCCTGACCCTCGTCCTCGACGACTACCACGCCCTCAGCAGCGCGCCGGTCCATCAACTGACCGCCTACCTCCTCCGGCACCTGCCCCCCGCCTGCCGCCTGGCGCTCATCAGCCGCACCGACCCGCCCCTGCCCCTCGCCCGCCTGCGCGCCGAGCGCCAGCTCGCCGAACTGCGCGCCGCCGACCTGCGCTTCACCCCCGCCGAAACCGTCGCCCTGCTCACCGCCCTCGAAGGCGCGCCGCCCGACCCGGACCGGGCCGCGGCCCTGCACCAGCAGACGGAGGGCTGGCCCATCGCCCTGCACCTGGCGGCCCTGGCGCGGGCCGACGGGCGCGTCGCCGGGGCGCTGTCGGGCCGGGCGCGGCGACAGATCGCCGAGTACCTGGCCGAAGAGGTGCTGGCGCGCCAGCCGGCGGACCTGCAGGCGGCCCTGCCGGCGCTGGCGGTCCCCGAGCGCTTCTGCGCCGGGCTGGCGGCGGCGCTGCTGGGGGCGTCCGAGCACGCGGGGGAGCGGCTGCTCGAGCGGCTGGAGGGGGCGAACCTGTTCCTCATGCCGCTGGACGGGGAGGGGCGCTGGCACCGCTTCCACGCCCTGTTTCGGGACCTGTTGCAGCGGCGGCTGCGGCAG